A portion of the Haliaeetus albicilla chromosome 5, bHalAlb1.1, whole genome shotgun sequence genome contains these proteins:
- the GJD2 gene encoding gap junction delta-2 protein yields the protein MGEWTILERLLEAAVQQHSTMIGRILLTVVVIFRILIVAIVGETVYDDEQTMFVCNTLQPGCNQACYDQAFPISHIRYWVFQIIMVCTPSLCFITYSVHQSAKQRERRYSTVFLTLERDQDSMKREDSKKIKNTIVNGVLQNTENSTKEAEPDCLEVKEIPNPAIRTTKSKMRRQEGISRFYIIQVVFRNALEIGFLVGQYFLYGFNVPSMYECDRYPCIKEVECYVSRPTEKTVFLVFMFAVSGICVVLNLAELNHLGWRKIKMAVRGVQAKRKSIYEIRNKDLPRMSMPNFGRTQSSDSAYV from the exons ATGGGGGAATGGACTATTCTAGAGAGGCTACTGGAAGCTGCCGTGCAGCAGCATTCTACTATGATAGGGAG GATCCTGCTGACCGTGGTGGTGATCTTCAGGATCCTCATCGTGGCCATTGTAGGGGAGACGGTGTACGACGACGAGCAAACCATGTTCGTCTGTAACACGCTGCAGCCGGGCTGCAACCAGGCTTGTTACGACCAGGCTTTCCCTATTTCTCACATAAGGTACTGGGTGTTCCAGATCATCATGGTGTGCACTCCCAGCCTTTGCTTCATAACGTACTCCGTTCACCAGTCTGCTAAGCAGAGGGAACGGAGGTACTCCACTGTCTTCCTCACCCTGGAGAGGGACCAGGATTCAATGAAGCGTGAGGACAGTAAGAAAATCAAGAACACGATTGTCAACGGGGTGCTGCAGAACACTGAGAACTCCACcaaagaggcagaaccagacTGCTTAGAAGTGAAGGAAATCCCCAATCCTGCTATCAGAACTACAAAGTCAAAGATGAGGAGGCAAGAAGGCATTTCTCGGTTTTATATCATCCAAGTGGTCTTTCGAAATGCCCTAGAGATTGGATTCTTAGTGGGACAGTATTTTCTGTATGGATTCAATGTCCCTTCCATGTACGAATGTGACAGATACCCTTGCATTAAAGAAGTAGAGTGCTATGTCTCTAGACCCACTGAGAAGACTGTGTTCTTGGTATTCATGTTTGCTGTCAGTGGGATTTGCGTGGTGCTCAATTTGGCAGAACTGAACCACTTGGGCTGGAGAAAGATCAAAATGGCAGTGAGAGGAGTACAGGCAAAAAGGAAATCCATATACGAAATCAGAAATAAGGACCTGCCAAGAATGAGCATGCCTAACTTTGGCAGGACTCAGTCGAGTGACTCAGCTTATGTGTGA